The DNA sequence CCTGCAGCAGTTGCGTGCCGGTGGGGGAAGATTGCGTGACGATGTTCAGCCGCTTGCTGCCCCAGTGTGAGGGCATCTGGCGCCCGCCGGAGGCGGGATCGTCGGCCGCACCCACCGCCTGCAGCAGCATCTCCAGCGGGGTGACGCCCAGCGCCAGGCACAGCGCGCGGTCGCGGTAATACGGGTAGAACCAGTCGTAGCCGGGCTTGAGGGCGAGGCCGGCGGCCGCGGTCAGCGCCTCGTGGCCCGCGCCCGAGATCTGGAAGAAGATCTTCTGCTGGCGTTTGAGCAGGATCTCGCGGTCGTCCAGCCGCCGCGACAGGTACATGATGCGGTAGAGCTGGACGAGCTGCTTGCTGGTCAGCCCTTCCCAGGTCTTTCCAGACTTGGGCTCTTGCCCGGCGGATTTGGGCTCGGCCTTGGTGGTAGCCATGCTTTTCCCTATCAGCTCCGGACGATCGGTAGCCAGCATTTTAAACGCTGAGAGGCTGGCGGATATACTGGTAAAAATGATCCGCACCAACCGCCCCATCCCGGCAGAGCGCATCCGCCTGCTCATCTTCGACCTGGACGGCACGCTGGTGGACTCGCGCTTGGACCTGGCCAACTCCGTCAACGCCATGCTCGAGTACTTCGGGCGGCCGACCCTGCCCTGCGACGTGATCGCCGGCTACATCGGCGACGGCGCCCCCATGCTGGTGCGCCGCTCCCTGGGCGATCCCGACGACGAGGCCTTCCTGCAGGAGGCCCTGGGCTACTTCCTGCAGTACTACCGCGAGCACAAGCTCGACAATACCTACGTCTATGCCGGGATCCAGGAGGCGCTGACGGCGATCCGCGCAGCGCGCAATGGCGCCCGCCCGGTGGAAATGGCAGTGCTCACCAACAAGCCGGTCAATCCCTCGCGCGCCATCGTGGAGGCGCTGGGGCTGGGCGAGTTCTTCGCCCGCGTTTACGGCGGCAACAGCTTCCACACCAAGAAGCCCGACCCGCTGGGCGCCCGCACCCTGCTGCAAGAGCGCGGGACGCGGCCAGAGGAGGCGGTCATCATCGGCGACTCCGAGATCGACGTCCTGACCGGACGCAACGCGGGGCTGTGGACGGTGGGCGTGACCTACGGCTTCGCGCCCCATACCTTGGAAACCGCCCCGCCGGACGTAGTGGTGGATGCGCCGCTCGAACTGAAACAGCTGTTCGTACGTTGAGCCGGCCTTCTCAGAATTGTCATCCCGAGTGAGCGCAAAGGAGCGTAGCGACCGGGCGCGACCGAGGGATCTTGGGGTTGCAAGGGCTGCGGACTAACGCTATAAACCCCAAGATCCCTCGTCGCCCTCGCTGACGCTCGGGCTCGCTCGGGATGACAGATCGTGAAGGTCGCTCTTTCAACCTATGCCCGCGACTGATTTCGGCTTCGCCCCCGCCGAACTGCACCGGCTGCGCCTGCTGAAGACGCCGCTGGGAGTGCAGAGGTTCCTCGACCGCCTCCCCTACCACCTGGCCGACACCGCCTGGTCACCGCGGCGGGTGCTGGCGGAGCGCACCGCCCACTGCATGGAGGGCGCCATCTTCGCGGCCGCCGCGCTGCGCGTGCTTGGCTATCCGCCGCTG is a window from the Terriglobales bacterium genome containing:
- a CDS encoding thiamine pyrophosphate-dependent enzyme encodes the protein MATTKAEPKSAGQEPKSGKTWEGLTSKQLVQLYRIMYLSRRLDDREILLKRQQKIFFQISGAGHEALTAAAGLALKPGYDWFYPYYRDRALCLALGVTPLEMLLQAVGAADDPASGGRQMPSHWGSKRLNIVTQSSPTGTQLLQAVGAAEAGRYFAAHAEAAQKAEGDYRACKDVIAHGDEVVYVSS
- a CDS encoding HAD-IA family hydrolase, translating into MIRTNRPIPAERIRLLIFDLDGTLVDSRLDLANSVNAMLEYFGRPTLPCDVIAGYIGDGAPMLVRRSLGDPDDEAFLQEALGYFLQYYREHKLDNTYVYAGIQEALTAIRAARNGARPVEMAVLTNKPVNPSRAIVEALGLGEFFARVYGGNSFHTKKPDPLGARTLLQERGTRPEEAVIIGDSEIDVLTGRNAGLWTVGVTYGFAPHTLETAPPDVVVDAPLELKQLFVR